From the Nocardiopsis changdeensis genome, one window contains:
- a CDS encoding NAD(P)-dependent alcohol dehydrogenase: MSSVRAYTATSATAPLTPGTVERREVGPRDVLIDIAYAGICHSDIHTVRGDWGEVPYPLTVGHEIAGVVARVGSEVTHHRVGDRVGVGCMVDSCRECANCLAGVEQYCLRGFTDTYNGVDRDGSVTQGGYSESIVVDEHFVLSIPDAIPFEKAAPLLCAGITTYSPLRTWNAGPGTRVAVVGLGGLGHMAVKLAHAMGAEVTVLSQSLKKREDGLRFGADHYRATGDPATFEELANTFDLIVNTVSAPIDLDAHLNLLALDGTIVSVGAPPEPVPVTLFTLFENRRSFAGSKIGGIAQTQEMLDFCAEHGIAPEVEVISADRVNEAWERVLASDVRYRFVIDISTLRRG, translated from the coding sequence ATGTCCTCCGTTCGCGCCTACACGGCCACCTCGGCGACCGCGCCGCTGACACCGGGCACGGTCGAGCGCCGCGAGGTCGGCCCCAGGGACGTCCTCATCGACATCGCCTACGCGGGCATCTGCCATTCCGACATCCACACCGTCCGCGGCGACTGGGGGGAGGTCCCCTACCCGCTGACCGTCGGGCACGAGATCGCCGGCGTGGTCGCCCGGGTCGGGTCCGAGGTCACCCACCACAGGGTCGGCGACCGGGTCGGCGTCGGCTGCATGGTCGACTCCTGCCGGGAGTGCGCCAACTGCCTGGCCGGGGTCGAGCAGTACTGCCTGCGCGGGTTCACCGACACCTACAACGGCGTCGACCGGGACGGCTCGGTGACCCAGGGCGGGTACTCCGAGAGCATCGTGGTCGACGAGCACTTCGTCCTGAGCATCCCCGACGCCATCCCGTTCGAGAAGGCCGCGCCGCTGCTGTGCGCGGGGATCACCACCTACTCGCCGCTGCGCACCTGGAACGCCGGGCCCGGCACGAGGGTCGCCGTCGTCGGCCTGGGCGGCCTGGGCCACATGGCCGTCAAGCTCGCCCACGCCATGGGGGCGGAGGTGACCGTGCTGTCCCAGAGCCTGAAGAAGCGCGAGGACGGGCTGCGGTTCGGCGCCGACCACTACCGCGCCACCGGTGACCCGGCCACCTTCGAGGAGCTGGCGAACACCTTCGACCTCATCGTCAACACGGTCAGCGCTCCCATCGACCTGGACGCCCACCTGAACCTGCTGGCGCTGGACGGCACGATCGTGAGCGTGGGGGCGCCGCCCGAGCCGGTTCCGGTGACCCTGTTCACCCTGTTCGAGAACCGGCGCTCCTTCGCCGGCTCCAAGATCGGCGGCATCGCCCAGACCCAGGAGATGCTGGACTTCTGCGCCGAGCACGGCATCGCGCCGGAGGTCGAGGTCATCTCCGCGGACCGGGTCAACGAGGCCTGGGAGCGGGTTCTGGCCTCGGACGTGCGCTACCGGTTCGTCATCGACATCTCCACCCTGCGCCGGGGCTGA
- a CDS encoding class I SAM-dependent methyltransferase has product MNGTATAPGYVFDNHNENAPDQHRFLAAAYDPLTTRRLAQTGVGPGWRCLEVGAGGGSVAHWLADRVAPGGSVTATDVKPEHIAPAEGLEVLRHDVVRDPLPEGAFDLVHSRLVLLHLPERVKVLDRLVRALKPGGVLQLDEFDITYGPSLLMPDEGARDLYERFLDAKIRLMARAGADPAWGRNAAVAMRRAGLVEVDPQPHLELWTAESPGVHLISHHTRHLRDAFVREGMTDGELARVRDLLADPSFRACSCAIYSVQGRKPL; this is encoded by the coding sequence ATGAACGGCACCGCCACGGCGCCCGGCTACGTCTTCGACAACCACAACGAGAACGCGCCCGACCAGCACCGCTTCCTGGCCGCCGCCTACGACCCGCTGACCACCCGCAGACTGGCGCAGACCGGCGTCGGCCCCGGCTGGCGCTGCCTGGAGGTGGGCGCCGGCGGCGGCAGCGTCGCCCACTGGTTGGCCGACCGGGTCGCCCCGGGCGGCTCGGTCACCGCCACCGACGTCAAGCCCGAGCACATCGCCCCCGCCGAGGGGCTGGAGGTGCTGCGGCACGACGTCGTCCGGGACCCGCTGCCCGAGGGGGCCTTCGACCTCGTCCACTCCCGCCTGGTCCTGCTCCACCTGCCCGAACGCGTCAAGGTCCTGGACAGGCTGGTGCGCGCCCTCAAGCCCGGCGGCGTGCTCCAGCTGGACGAGTTCGACATCACCTACGGCCCGTCCCTGCTCATGCCCGACGAGGGCGCCCGGGACCTGTACGAGCGGTTCCTGGACGCGAAGATCCGGCTGATGGCCCGGGCCGGCGCCGACCCCGCCTGGGGCCGCAACGCCGCGGTGGCGATGCGCCGTGCCGGACTGGTGGAGGTGGACCCGCAGCCGCACCTGGAGCTGTGGACCGCCGAGTCCCCCGGCGTGCACCTCATCTCCCACCACACCCGCCACCTGCGGGACGCGTTCGTTCGGGAGGGGATGACCGACGGGGAGCTGGCCCGGGTGCGGGACCTGCTGGCCGATCCGTCGTTCCGGGCCTGCTCCTGCGCGATCTACTCCGTGCAGGGCCGCAAACCGCTCTGA
- a CDS encoding TRAP transporter large permease subunit: MPIALLALAAFIAVIIVWNVVFKRNMGEAMLLGLVATSLFAGAQAPAYLLGGLADALTHDVLYAALAFVFMAYLIDATGLIQRILAILNSVFGRIRGGPGYIDTVASAVFGSLSGSNSANTASSGSFTGPWMVRTGWTPTRAATVLAGNGGMGAALPPSASMVIMIGFAGGMVTTGQVYLGLLVAGLYQILLRIGLVAYFVRRDRVPRVDEHDLVPLRTSLRQGAGALSIFLGALIPIGVTVGPLGEYLTESTPLGDAMGEISLLTWIPILIIGFSLLAGRDRLPRTVRGWSRLLDGAMPKFATIGALLFFAIAASEILGRLGLAEDVNTMLESLPVGSTLMVIVVGLVIALVAGPLSSTATLTAVGQISFLALVGVGVDPLLAIIAILVFASTEGASPPASGSIFVAAGLTGARPESTFLPLIVYYMIPIFLIGCLIGWGVLPVLGG; the protein is encoded by the coding sequence ATGCCCATCGCCCTGCTAGCCCTCGCGGCGTTCATCGCCGTGATCATCGTGTGGAACGTCGTGTTCAAGCGGAACATGGGCGAGGCCATGCTGCTCGGACTCGTGGCCACCTCCCTGTTCGCCGGGGCGCAGGCCCCCGCCTACCTCCTGGGCGGACTGGCCGACGCGCTCACCCACGACGTGCTCTACGCGGCCCTGGCCTTCGTGTTCATGGCCTACCTCATCGACGCCACGGGGCTGATCCAGAGGATCCTGGCCATCCTCAACTCCGTGTTCGGCCGCATCCGCGGCGGCCCCGGCTACATCGACACGGTCGCCTCGGCCGTCTTCGGGTCCCTGTCAGGGTCCAACTCGGCCAACACCGCCTCCAGCGGCTCCTTCACCGGACCCTGGATGGTGCGCACCGGGTGGACCCCCACCCGGGCCGCGACCGTCCTGGCCGGGAACGGCGGCATGGGCGCCGCCCTGCCGCCCAGCGCGTCCATGGTCATCATGATCGGCTTCGCCGGGGGCATGGTCACCACCGGCCAGGTGTACCTGGGCCTGCTCGTGGCGGGGCTCTACCAGATCCTGCTGCGCATCGGCCTGGTGGCGTACTTCGTGCGCCGCGACCGCGTCCCCCGGGTCGACGAGCACGACCTGGTCCCGCTGCGCACCTCGCTGCGGCAGGGGGCCGGGGCGCTCTCGATCTTCCTGGGCGCGCTCATCCCCATCGGCGTCACCGTGGGCCCGCTGGGCGAGTACCTCACCGAGTCGACCCCGCTGGGCGACGCGATGGGCGAGATCTCCCTGCTGACCTGGATCCCCATCCTCATCATCGGCTTCTCGCTCCTCGCCGGACGGGACCGCCTCCCGCGGACGGTGCGCGGCTGGTCCCGCCTGCTCGACGGGGCCATGCCCAAGTTCGCGACCATCGGCGCGCTGCTGTTCTTCGCGATCGCCGCGAGCGAGATCCTCGGGCGGCTCGGCCTGGCCGAGGACGTCAACACCATGCTGGAGTCCCTGCCGGTCGGCTCCACCCTGATGGTGATCGTGGTCGGGCTGGTGATCGCGCTGGTGGCGGGCCCGCTCTCCTCCACCGCCACCCTGACCGCCGTCGGCCAGATCTCCTTCCTGGCCCTGGTCGGGGTGGGCGTCGACCCGCTGCTCGCGATCATCGCCATCCTGGTCTTCGCCTCCACCGAGGGGGCCTCCCCGCCCGCCTCGGGGTCGATCTTCGTGGCCGCGGGGCTGACCGGGGCGCGGCCGGAGAGCACCTTCCTGCCGCTCATCGTCTACTACATGATCCCGATCTTCCTGATCGGCTGTCTGATCGGTTGGGGCGTCCTTCCGGTCCTGGGGGGATGA
- a CDS encoding carboxymuconolactone decarboxylase family protein has product MGSPRAQMAHHLPEAYTELARLSAVLDGVLDDGLHTLVKLRASVLNGCAFCVDMHTREALEAGTSPQRVALVAAWREAGGHFTEVERAVLAVVDALTRLDGDGLPDEVHDAAAAHLSEREMVALVTAVGLVNLYNRLGIGTGMTPPVR; this is encoded by the coding sequence ATGGGCAGCCCCCGCGCGCAGATGGCGCACCACCTCCCCGAGGCGTACACGGAACTGGCCCGCCTGAGCGCGGTCCTGGACGGGGTCCTCGACGACGGGCTGCACACGCTCGTCAAGCTCCGCGCCTCCGTCCTCAACGGCTGCGCCTTCTGCGTCGACATGCACACCCGGGAGGCCCTGGAGGCGGGGACGTCCCCGCAGCGGGTCGCGCTGGTGGCGGCCTGGCGCGAGGCGGGCGGCCACTTCACCGAGGTCGAGCGCGCCGTGCTGGCGGTCGTGGACGCCCTCACCCGCCTGGACGGCGACGGCCTGCCGGACGAGGTCCACGACGCGGCCGCCGCGCACCTGTCCGAACGGGAGATGGTCGCGCTCGTCACCGCCGTCGGCCTGGTCAACCTCTACAACCGCCTCGGGATCGGCACCGGCATGACCCCGCCGGTGCGCTGA
- a CDS encoding helix-turn-helix transcriptional regulator encodes MDKKTVRDFLVGRRARVTPEQAGIPVYGDDRRVPGLRREEVAMLAGVSIDYYTRLERGNIGGASDGVLDAIARALRLDDVERAHLFDLARAASAPRARAVPPLPHGVRPSVQRMLDSMGAPAIVHNARQDLVAANRLGRALYSPHFDTDRRPPNMARFVFLDPRARDYYVDWPLARRTTAAMLRLEAGRNPMDGELTALVGELSARSAVFARDWADHDVHRHRTGRKSFRHPDVGLIEVDFDVFEPAGEERLWIVGYTAEPGTPSADAVALLGTLTATREEADREHHGTAPDA; translated from the coding sequence ATGGATAAGAAGACCGTCCGCGACTTCCTGGTCGGCAGGCGCGCGCGGGTGACGCCGGAGCAGGCCGGGATCCCCGTCTACGGGGACGACCGCCGGGTGCCCGGGCTGCGCCGCGAGGAGGTGGCGATGCTCGCCGGGGTCAGCATCGACTACTACACCCGTCTGGAGCGCGGCAACATCGGGGGCGCCTCCGACGGCGTCCTGGACGCGATCGCCCGGGCCCTGCGGCTCGACGACGTCGAGCGCGCCCACCTGTTCGACCTCGCCCGCGCCGCGTCCGCCCCCCGCGCCCGCGCGGTCCCGCCGCTGCCGCACGGGGTGCGGCCCTCGGTCCAGCGGATGCTGGACTCGATGGGCGCCCCCGCGATCGTGCACAACGCCCGCCAGGACCTGGTGGCCGCCAACCGGCTGGGCCGCGCCCTGTACTCACCGCACTTCGACACGGACCGGCGGCCGCCCAACATGGCGAGGTTCGTCTTCCTGGACCCCCGCGCCCGGGACTACTACGTCGACTGGCCCCTGGCCCGGCGCACCACCGCCGCGATGCTGCGCCTGGAGGCCGGACGCAATCCCATGGACGGGGAGCTCACCGCGCTGGTCGGGGAGCTGTCGGCGCGCAGCGCCGTCTTCGCCCGGGACTGGGCCGACCACGACGTCCACCGCCACCGCACCGGCAGGAAGTCGTTCCGCCACCCCGACGTCGGCCTCATCGAGGTCGACTTCGACGTGTTCGAGCCCGCCGGGGAGGAACGCCTGTGGATCGTCGGCTACACCGCCGAGCCCGGCACCCCCTCGGCGGACGCCGTCGCCCTGCTGGGCACCCTCACCGCCACCCGGGAGGAGGCGGACCGGGAGCACCACGGCACCGCCCCGGACGCCTAG
- a CDS encoding NAD(P)-binding domain-containing protein, translating to MKVAVLGLGEAGAIYAEAFASAGRRTVGFDPAPAIPTPAGVTRAPSTAEAVADADLVLSLTTAAHAVSAARDAAPALREDALYIDLNAASPQVKAEVARTIGDAARVVDGAVIGSVVKFGAAVEVLLAGPAADAAAEALKAVGSAAEPIGDAVGAASGRKLLRSVFMKGLGALITESVDAGTAAGEEEWMRKQIADVLAGGSETLDRLDRGTRLHAVRRSRELDASIELLADLSVETPVSRGAADRHRYLARSAGDGAPELIDAFAEIPTAAIGDARDRLGFLSSRIRPVWAGARLAGRALTVQTRPGDNKALHRALAVARPGDVLVVDGGGDDSRALLGELIAERAVNRGVRGMVVDGAVRDVDELRELGFPVWAAAVSPAGPYKDGPGHIGRTISVGGAVCAPGDIVVADGDGVFIVPRLEAEQTLAAARLVLEDEAERLRTIRRERA from the coding sequence ATGAAGGTAGCTGTCCTGGGGCTCGGCGAAGCCGGCGCGATCTACGCGGAGGCCTTCGCGTCCGCCGGCCGGCGGACGGTCGGCTTCGACCCCGCGCCCGCGATCCCGACGCCCGCGGGCGTCACACGGGCCCCGTCGACGGCCGAGGCGGTCGCGGACGCCGACCTCGTCCTGAGCCTGACCACGGCCGCCCACGCGGTCTCCGCCGCCCGCGACGCCGCGCCCGCCCTGCGCGAGGACGCCCTCTACATCGACCTGAACGCGGCCTCGCCGCAGGTCAAGGCCGAGGTGGCCCGTACCATCGGTGACGCGGCCCGCGTCGTGGACGGGGCCGTCATCGGTTCCGTCGTCAAGTTCGGGGCGGCGGTCGAGGTCCTCCTCGCCGGTCCGGCGGCGGACGCGGCCGCAGAGGCCCTGAAGGCCGTGGGCTCCGCCGCCGAGCCGATCGGGGACGCCGTCGGAGCGGCGTCCGGACGCAAACTGCTGCGCAGCGTGTTCATGAAGGGCCTCGGCGCACTGATCACCGAGTCCGTCGACGCGGGGACCGCGGCGGGTGAAGAGGAGTGGATGCGCAAGCAGATCGCCGACGTGCTCGCCGGGGGCTCCGAAACGCTCGACCGCCTGGACCGCGGCACCCGCCTGCACGCCGTGCGGCGGTCCCGCGAGCTGGACGCGAGCATCGAGCTGCTGGCCGACCTCTCGGTCGAGACGCCGGTGAGCCGGGGCGCGGCCGACCGCCACCGGTACCTGGCGCGCTCGGCCGGCGACGGCGCCCCCGAACTGATCGACGCCTTCGCGGAGATCCCCACCGCGGCCATCGGGGACGCCCGCGACCGCCTCGGGTTCCTCTCCTCCCGGATCAGGCCGGTCTGGGCCGGGGCGCGGCTGGCGGGCCGCGCGCTGACCGTCCAGACGCGCCCCGGCGACAACAAGGCCCTGCACCGCGCCCTGGCCGTCGCGCGCCCCGGCGACGTGCTGGTCGTGGACGGCGGGGGCGACGACTCCCGGGCGCTGCTGGGCGAGCTGATCGCCGAGCGCGCCGTCAACAGGGGGGTGCGCGGCATGGTGGTCGACGGCGCGGTGCGCGACGTCGACGAGCTGCGCGAGCTCGGATTCCCCGTCTGGGCCGCCGCGGTCTCCCCCGCGGGCCCCTACAAGGACGGGCCCGGCCACATCGGCCGCACCATCTCCGTGGGGGGCGCGGTCTGCGCCCCGGGGGACATCGTGGTCGCCGACGGCGACGGCGTGTTCATCGTCCCGCGCCTGGAGGCCGAGCAGACCCTCGCCGCGGCCCGGCTCGTCCTGGAGGACGAGGCCGAGCGCCTGCGGACCATCCGCCGGGAACGCGCGTGA
- a CDS encoding IclR family transcriptional regulator, which produces MGATAGGGNQGRTLDRALDVLECLERARGPLRLSDIAREADLHLATTQRTVNQLVRRGYVQQGRLGYSLGPVVLSLAHGFVVNDRLSTVATPVLTELSATTRLTSSVFVRSGDERILVARVSGADPLRYQFPIGRRVPLNIGGGKVLLAALPDEEFEEYLHRFPEVALASGGTQGARELKEEVERVRENGYHLAESERSLGALSLSLPVRDADKEVVGAINLVTTTDVTSAEELLAWLPELSRGAGAIGARI; this is translated from the coding sequence ATGGGCGCCACAGCCGGAGGCGGAAACCAGGGGCGCACGCTCGACCGTGCGCTGGACGTCCTCGAATGCCTGGAACGCGCGCGCGGCCCGCTGCGGCTGAGCGACATCGCGCGGGAGGCCGACCTGCACCTGGCCACCACCCAGCGGACGGTCAACCAGCTCGTGCGGCGCGGCTACGTCCAGCAGGGCCGCCTGGGGTACTCGCTCGGCCCGGTCGTGCTGTCACTGGCCCACGGCTTCGTGGTCAACGACCGGCTGAGCACGGTCGCGACGCCGGTGCTCACCGAGCTGTCCGCGACCACGCGGCTGACCTCGTCGGTGTTCGTCCGGTCGGGGGACGAGCGCATCCTGGTCGCCCGCGTCAGCGGCGCCGACCCCCTGCGCTACCAGTTCCCGATCGGGCGCCGCGTGCCCCTGAACATCGGCGGCGGGAAGGTGCTGCTCGCCGCCCTGCCGGACGAGGAGTTCGAGGAGTACCTCCACCGCTTCCCGGAGGTCGCGCTGGCTTCGGGCGGGACCCAGGGGGCGCGGGAGCTGAAGGAGGAGGTCGAGCGCGTGCGGGAGAACGGCTACCACCTCGCCGAGTCCGAGCGCTCACTGGGCGCGCTGAGCCTCAGCCTGCCGGTGCGCGACGCCGACAAGGAGGTCGTCGGGGCGATCAACCTGGTGACGACGACCGACGTCACCAGCGCCGAGGAGCTGCTCGCCTGGCTGCCGGAGCTGTCGCGGGGGGCCGGCGCCATCGGGGCCCGCATCTGA